In a single window of the Pyramidobacter porci genome:
- a CDS encoding FAD-binding protein, with protein sequence MKTVLIVGAGLAGLSAALTAAGKGSRAALASSMPSERAQSVMAEGGINAALNVKGEDDSPQQHFADTYKAGCGLADAAALRGMTEAAPGIVRRLLEMGTQFNRAGGEIDQRNFGGQKKKRTAFAQSSTGKQIMTALIDAMRRCEAEGTVVRLPHHDFVTLLCDGRACGGALLRDRFDGSLSEVSADAVIMATGGMHGLFSDTTGSLDNTGEAAAELFRLGAAIADGEFIQYHPTTVPASGKRHLISEAARGEGGRLFTMRGGERWYFMEEKYPELGNLMPRDVTAREIWRARRGGPVFLDLTELPESVMSRKLAGVVDTCLTYLRLDPRERPIPVEPGLHYFMGGLKVDAAHRVAGFENLYAAGECACLYHGANRLGGNSLLGAIYGGQIAARTAIDEAAAPSRCRAGEAPPPAPQRDVNAMHEITKRCLGVVRDGETMARGLSELEKLSGPLPLLARALLQSALAREESRGAHFRSDFPERDDAGFRRTSAARFDGARVAVTFEDVGKEDERP encoded by the coding sequence ATGAAGACGGTGCTGATCGTCGGCGCGGGGCTGGCGGGCCTGTCGGCCGCCCTGACCGCCGCGGGAAAAGGGAGCCGCGCCGCGCTCGCCTCGTCGATGCCGTCGGAGCGCGCCCAGTCGGTGATGGCCGAAGGCGGCATCAACGCGGCGCTGAACGTGAAGGGCGAGGACGACAGTCCGCAGCAGCACTTTGCCGACACGTACAAAGCCGGCTGCGGGCTGGCCGACGCCGCGGCGCTGCGCGGCATGACCGAGGCGGCGCCGGGCATCGTGCGCCGCCTGCTGGAAATGGGGACGCAGTTCAATCGGGCGGGGGGCGAGATCGACCAGCGCAATTTCGGCGGACAGAAGAAAAAACGCACCGCCTTCGCCCAGAGCAGCACGGGCAAACAGATAATGACGGCGCTGATCGACGCCATGCGCCGCTGCGAAGCGGAAGGGACAGTCGTCCGCCTGCCGCATCACGATTTCGTCACGCTGCTGTGCGACGGGCGCGCCTGCGGCGGCGCGCTGCTGCGCGACCGTTTCGACGGCTCTTTGTCGGAAGTCAGCGCCGACGCGGTGATCATGGCGACCGGCGGCATGCACGGCCTTTTTTCCGACACCACCGGCTCGCTGGACAACACGGGCGAAGCCGCGGCCGAACTGTTCCGCCTCGGCGCGGCGATCGCCGACGGAGAGTTCATCCAGTACCACCCCACCACCGTTCCCGCTTCGGGCAAACGCCACCTGATCAGCGAGGCCGCGCGCGGCGAAGGCGGGCGGCTTTTTACGATGCGGGGCGGCGAGCGCTGGTACTTCATGGAAGAAAAATATCCCGAGCTGGGCAACCTGATGCCGCGCGACGTCACCGCGCGCGAGATCTGGCGGGCGCGGCGCGGCGGCCCCGTGTTCCTCGACCTGACGGAGCTGCCCGAGAGCGTGATGAGCCGCAAGCTGGCCGGCGTGGTCGACACCTGCCTCACCTACCTGCGCCTCGATCCGCGCGAGCGGCCCATCCCCGTCGAGCCGGGACTGCACTACTTCATGGGCGGCCTGAAGGTGGACGCCGCGCACCGCGTCGCCGGGTTCGAAAACCTGTACGCCGCCGGCGAGTGCGCCTGCCTGTACCACGGCGCCAACCGCCTCGGCGGCAACTCGCTGCTGGGCGCCATTTACGGCGGGCAGATCGCGGCGCGCACGGCCATCGACGAGGCCGCCGCTCCCTCGCGCTGTCGCGCCGGCGAAGCGCCGCCGCCTGCGCCGCAGCGGGACGTGAACGCCATGCACGAAATCACCAAACGCTGCCTCGGCGTGGTCCGCGACGGCGAGACCATGGCCCGGGGCCTGAGCGAACTGGAAAAGCTTTCCGGCCCGCTGCCGCTGCTGGCCCGGGCTCTGCTGCAAAGCGCGCTGGCCCGCGAGGAAAGCCGCGGCGCGCACTTCCGCAGCGACTTTCCCGAACGCGACGACGCCGGATTTCGCCGCACCAGCGCGGCGCGTTTCGACGGCGCGCGCGTCGCCGTAACGTTCGAGGACGTCGGAAAGGAGGACGAGCGCCCGTGA
- a CDS encoding pilus assembly protein PilX, producing MRRLNALVTAALLVLLAWHGMSGSFMLLGVNAGTDKAAAWTAMALAALHGAIGLALTVPTLRASRRGALYLRQNARFWAIRFSGLALILLLCLHVGVFGRVRSGQFVLFEFTTLKMLVQVLLAAALALHALAGLGPLLVSLGVCRYRVWQGDLLLVFSLLLLFFAAALIFYYAEWQWL from the coding sequence GTGAGGCGGCTCAACGCGCTGGTCACGGCGGCGCTGCTGGTCCTGCTGGCGTGGCACGGCATGTCGGGCAGCTTCATGCTGCTGGGCGTCAACGCCGGCACGGACAAGGCCGCGGCCTGGACGGCGATGGCGCTGGCGGCGCTGCACGGCGCCATCGGTCTGGCGCTGACGGTTCCGACGCTGCGAGCTTCGCGGCGCGGCGCGCTGTATCTGCGGCAGAACGCGCGCTTCTGGGCGATCCGTTTCAGCGGGCTGGCCCTGATCCTGCTGCTGTGCCTGCACGTCGGCGTTTTCGGCCGCGTTCGCTCGGGGCAGTTCGTGCTGTTCGAGTTCACGACGCTGAAAATGCTCGTGCAGGTCCTTTTGGCCGCGGCGCTGGCGCTGCACGCGCTGGCGGGGCTGGGGCCGCTGCTGGTCTCGCTCGGCGTCTGTCGCTACCGCGTCTGGCAGGGCGATCTGCTGCTGGTCTTTTCGCTGCTGCTGCTGTTTTTCGCGGCGGCGCTGATCTTTTATTACGCGGAGTGGCAGTGGCTATGA
- a CDS encoding DUF6921 family protein: MVKHAFLATALALGLIAGTGFYYRSRLDALSAASSGARRARAGGKELDGLYLLAVNPRADASGELLRGLREAALGREARFHGPRELKLAYTTDEKALGVYARRLARRLERAGLKVKLSPCSPVMLRSKALAGKYDLFVAPRRVILMSDIGRLGALTLKTREMERAL; encoded by the coding sequence ATGGTCAAACACGCGTTTTTGGCGACGGCACTGGCGCTGGGGCTGATCGCCGGAACGGGCTTTTATTACCGCTCGCGGCTCGACGCGCTTTCGGCCGCTTCCTCGGGGGCGCGGCGCGCCCGCGCCGGCGGGAAGGAGCTGGACGGGCTCTACCTGCTGGCGGTCAACCCGCGCGCGGACGCGTCCGGCGAACTGCTGCGCGGACTGCGCGAGGCCGCGCTCGGCCGCGAGGCGCGCTTTCACGGTCCGCGGGAACTGAAGCTGGCCTACACGACCGACGAAAAGGCGCTCGGCGTTTACGCGCGGCGTCTGGCGCGCCGGCTGGAACGCGCCGGTCTGAAGGTGAAGCTGAGCCCCTGCTCGCCCGTGATGCTGCGGTCGAAGGCGCTCGCGGGCAAGTACGACCTGTTCGTCGCGCCGCGGCGCGTCATCCTCATGAGCGACATCGGGCGGCTGGGCGCGCTGACGCTGAAAACGCGGGAAATGGAGCGCGCGCTGTGA
- a CDS encoding ankyrin repeat domain-containing protein — MNGKYEQLRIIPDADGDFVAGSELTAVKQFIALCARGPAAEIETALRRGALSGARDERGVTPLMAALNSNSSLAALKVLIEHGAPLEARNGEHATPLMIAAQKRSAVVVDLLVEAGAKVGARDRQGRTALMYAAAYNRDAAVVDILLRSGAQIDRGDRDGMTALMHALKQVVPSSAVVRLLLLAGADANFRDKSGWTPLKLAAVYNKTTEAAELLLGAGARPGGEAEQGALAGLLQQNPLMSDADKTRLNSRLSRLYYFEKKEL, encoded by the coding sequence ATGAACGGAAAGTACGAACAGCTCCGCATCATTCCGGACGCGGACGGAGATTTCGTCGCCGGCAGCGAGCTGACGGCCGTGAAGCAGTTCATCGCGCTGTGCGCGCGCGGCCCGGCGGCGGAGATCGAAACGGCGCTGCGCCGGGGCGCCCTGTCCGGCGCCCGCGACGAGCGGGGCGTGACGCCGCTCATGGCGGCGCTGAACTCCAACTCCAGTCTGGCGGCGCTGAAAGTCCTGATCGAACACGGCGCGCCCCTGGAGGCGAGAAACGGCGAACACGCCACGCCCCTGATGATCGCCGCGCAGAAACGCAGCGCCGTCGTCGTCGACCTGCTCGTCGAAGCGGGAGCGAAAGTCGGCGCGCGCGACCGCCAGGGACGCACGGCGCTGATGTACGCCGCGGCCTACAACCGCGACGCCGCCGTCGTCGACATCCTGCTGCGCTCCGGCGCGCAGATCGACCGCGGCGACCGCGACGGCATGACCGCGCTGATGCACGCGCTCAAGCAGGTCGTGCCGTCGTCTGCCGTGGTGCGCCTCCTGCTGCTGGCGGGAGCCGACGCCAATTTCCGCGACAAAAGCGGCTGGACGCCGCTGAAACTGGCCGCCGTCTACAACAAAACGACCGAGGCGGCGGAGCTGCTCCTCGGCGCGGGGGCCCGCCCCGGCGGCGAAGCGGAGCAGGGCGCGCTGGCGGGATTGCTCCAACAGAATCCGCTGATGAGCGATGCCGACAAGACCCGTCTGAACAGCCGGCTGTCCCGTCTCTATTATTTCGAAAAGAAGGAACTGTGA
- a CDS encoding YegP family protein codes for MAKFVMKSVASGLKFDLKAGNGEVIATSEVYTTEAACRNGVASVVKNAAEAVLEDQTEKDFAVQKNPKFELYADKAGEFRFRLKARNGQVIAVSEGYKAKAGCLNGIESVRKNAPNASVEKA; via the coding sequence GTGGCGAAATTTGTGATGAAAAGCGTCGCGTCGGGCTTGAAGTTCGATCTGAAAGCGGGTAACGGCGAGGTGATCGCGACTTCGGAAGTGTACACCACCGAGGCGGCCTGCCGCAACGGCGTCGCCAGCGTGGTGAAGAACGCGGCCGAGGCCGTCTTGGAAGACCAGACCGAGAAGGATTTTGCCGTCCAGAAGAACCCGAAGTTCGAACTCTACGCCGACAAGGCCGGCGAGTTCCGCTTCCGCCTCAAGGCCCGCAACGGCCAGGTCATCGCCGTTTCCGAAGGCTACAAAGCCAAGGCCGGCTGCCTGAACGGCATCGAAAGCGTGCGCAAAAACGCCCCGAACGCCTCCGTCGAAAAGGCGTAA
- a CDS encoding TetR/AcrR family transcriptional regulator, whose product MPKLSAENKELITAAVRDKAFACACAMLREAGWRRFTMKDLAVRMGVAKGTVYNYFRDKDAVILFIRETLARQIAARIRRDMVRESDTRRLLRRIVLKSIEGMKEFRFLHFAIGDVVMRRASPEGTAADDAAMDCVHDVLAAVMERGMKDGSVRPGDPVLMAAALHSSLMGVEMGSRFHCGLDTNSQKIRGLIADLLLRGICTEEK is encoded by the coding sequence GTGCCGAAACTCTCGGCCGAGAACAAAGAGTTGATCACGGCGGCGGTGCGGGACAAGGCCTTTGCGTGCGCCTGCGCGATGCTGCGCGAGGCGGGATGGCGTCGCTTCACGATGAAGGATCTGGCCGTGCGCATGGGCGTGGCCAAAGGTACCGTCTACAATTATTTTCGCGACAAGGACGCCGTGATCCTCTTCATCCGTGAAACTTTGGCCCGTCAGATCGCCGCCCGCATCCGGCGCGACATGGTACGGGAGAGCGACACCCGCCGGCTGCTGCGCCGCATCGTCTTGAAGTCGATCGAAGGCATGAAGGAGTTCCGCTTCCTTCATTTTGCCATCGGCGACGTGGTGATGAGACGGGCCAGTCCGGAGGGGACGGCCGCTGACGATGCGGCCATGGACTGCGTGCACGACGTTCTTGCCGCCGTCATGGAGCGGGGCATGAAGGACGGTTCGGTGCGCCCCGGCGATCCCGTCCTGATGGCGGCCGCGCTCCATTCGTCGCTGATGGGCGTGGAAATGGGCAGCCGCTTTCACTGCGGCCTGGACACGAATTCGCAGAAGATCCGCGGGCTGATCGCCGATCTGCTTCTGCGCGGCATTTGTACGGAGGAAAAATGA
- a CDS encoding efflux RND transporter permease subunit, protein MKVTETSLRRPVTVVVLTLALVYFGLFSYSRMGVQQTPDVDLPVVMVTTTMTGATAAVMDNNVTDVLEEQINTISGIESLSSSSYMGAAVTVVEFDLARDIDAAAADVRDKVNAAQADLPDEADQPIIAKYDIGDSPLVMFSIAGDAPYKDKVYFADKVAKVQFQSVNGVGNVSMPGMREREIRVWIDPVRLRSRGLVVSDLSNAIASKHVELPAGSLSIDRFKMDLRIEGEYSSVEELKGLPITTRNGVVIRLGDVADVEDGFEEEDSEAFVNERSAIVMSVMKQRGANEVEVCDAIVAKFNEMQGLVPEGITMQQIYNKSDFIRRSMNGVGGDIIQAVILCSLLMLFFLQTFRATFVTVISMPVCLIGSFCVLSYLGITINNMSMMAISLAVGMVVDATTVVLENIYTHMHKGLLPFDAALKGTNEVGFSVLGGALTTIGVFAPIATMGGIIGRFFYAFGITVVVTISLSLILSLTLTPFACSRILRITPPGRAAQFCDALLRSLERGYRRLLTAAVHHKTVTLAAALGIFVFGVFVAGKVGSTFSTNDDQGIFIINCELPSGTEIEETGRVMQSVADVARRHPGVMRTIISAGSGSGGESNKGSIYVQLLARKSREAQDVVMNDVRNSVAGFRDVTMNFTTFGGKDVEMVMSGAPTETLAALAQKLTAEMKTMNKLRDVETDVRLDKPQLNISIDRNMTDAMNVDVRSLSTEIQAYFGGVKAGVFKEGGYRYDIRLMARRGQRSSLEDLQIVSFKNGAGEIVQAPGLITVTKVMAPSVIKRYGRQTALTISANVTSDYSMGEAMVYIQELGKKYIPEGSGITLQPSGRTKNMQKEFARLFTALLIAISLMYVIMAVQFESFLHPFTVMFSLPLMTPGTFCLMYAMNVKLDVMAYMGIILLVGIVVNNGIILVDFINQNRLSGMDKVSAVIDAGPRRLRAILITSLSTLIGAIPAALKLSEGSESRQPMSVAIFGGLFTSTLLTLLVVPVVYLVLDNVKERLGRKLFQKALP, encoded by the coding sequence ATGAAAGTTACGGAAACATCATTGAGAAGGCCGGTGACGGTCGTCGTCCTGACGCTGGCACTGGTGTATTTCGGGCTGTTCTCTTACTCCCGCATGGGCGTGCAGCAGACCCCCGACGTCGATCTGCCGGTCGTCATGGTGACGACGACGATGACTGGCGCCACTGCCGCCGTGATGGACAACAACGTCACCGACGTGCTGGAAGAGCAGATCAACACGATCTCCGGCATCGAGAGCCTGAGCTCGTCCAGCTACATGGGCGCGGCCGTCACCGTGGTGGAGTTCGATCTGGCCCGCGACATCGACGCCGCCGCGGCCGACGTGCGCGACAAGGTCAACGCGGCGCAGGCCGATCTGCCCGACGAGGCCGATCAGCCCATCATCGCCAAGTACGACATCGGCGACTCGCCGCTGGTGATGTTCTCCATCGCCGGCGACGCGCCTTACAAGGACAAAGTCTATTTCGCCGACAAGGTGGCCAAGGTGCAGTTCCAATCGGTCAACGGCGTCGGCAACGTCAGCATGCCCGGCATGCGCGAACGCGAGATCCGCGTCTGGATCGACCCGGTGCGCCTGCGCTCGCGCGGTCTGGTCGTCAGCGACCTTTCCAACGCCATCGCCAGCAAGCACGTCGAGCTTCCCGCCGGCAGCCTCAGCATCGACCGCTTCAAGATGGACCTGCGCATCGAGGGCGAGTATTCTTCGGTGGAGGAACTCAAGGGCCTCCCCATCACGACGCGCAACGGCGTGGTGATCCGCCTCGGCGACGTGGCCGACGTGGAGGACGGCTTCGAGGAAGAGGACAGCGAAGCCTTCGTCAACGAGCGGTCCGCCATCGTCATGAGCGTCATGAAGCAGCGCGGCGCCAACGAGGTGGAAGTCTGCGACGCCATCGTCGCCAAGTTCAACGAGATGCAGGGACTGGTGCCCGAGGGCATCACGATGCAGCAGATCTACAACAAGTCCGACTTCATCCGCCGCTCCATGAACGGCGTCGGCGGCGACATCATCCAGGCCGTGATTCTCTGCTCGCTGCTGATGCTGTTTTTCCTGCAGACGTTCCGCGCCACGTTCGTGACGGTCATCTCCATGCCCGTCTGCCTGATCGGCAGCTTTTGCGTGCTGTCGTACCTGGGCATCACCATCAACAACATGTCGATGATGGCCATCTCGCTGGCCGTCGGCATGGTCGTCGACGCCACCACCGTCGTGCTGGAGAACATCTACACGCACATGCACAAGGGGCTGCTGCCGTTCGACGCGGCTCTCAAGGGCACGAACGAGGTCGGCTTCTCCGTGCTCGGCGGCGCCCTCACCACCATCGGCGTGTTCGCGCCCATCGCCACGATGGGCGGCATCATCGGCCGCTTCTTCTACGCCTTCGGCATCACCGTCGTCGTCACCATTTCGCTGTCGCTGATCCTCTCGCTGACGCTGACGCCCTTTGCCTGCTCGCGCATTCTGCGCATCACGCCGCCCGGCCGCGCCGCGCAGTTCTGCGACGCGCTGCTGCGCTCTCTGGAACGCGGCTACCGCCGTCTGCTCACCGCGGCCGTGCATCACAAGACCGTGACGCTGGCGGCCGCGCTGGGCATTTTCGTCTTCGGCGTCTTCGTGGCCGGCAAAGTCGGCTCCACTTTTTCGACCAACGACGACCAGGGCATCTTCATCATTAACTGCGAACTACCCTCCGGCACCGAGATCGAGGAGACCGGCCGCGTCATGCAGAGCGTCGCCGACGTGGCGCGCCGCCATCCCGGCGTTATGCGCACGATCATCTCCGCCGGCTCCGGCAGCGGCGGCGAGTCGAACAAGGGCAGCATCTACGTGCAGCTGCTCGCCCGCAAGTCCCGCGAGGCCCAGGACGTCGTCATGAACGATGTGCGCAACTCCGTGGCCGGCTTCCGCGACGTGACCATGAACTTTACCACGTTCGGCGGCAAGGACGTGGAAATGGTCATGTCCGGCGCTCCCACGGAGACTCTGGCGGCGCTCGCCCAGAAGCTTACGGCCGAGATGAAGACCATGAACAAACTGCGCGACGTCGAGACCGACGTGCGCCTCGACAAGCCCCAGCTCAACATCTCCATCGACCGCAACATGACCGACGCCATGAACGTCGACGTGCGCTCGCTGTCCACGGAGATCCAGGCCTACTTCGGCGGCGTCAAGGCCGGCGTGTTCAAGGAAGGCGGCTACCGCTACGACATCCGTCTCATGGCCCGCCGCGGCCAGCGCTCCAGCCTTGAAGACCTGCAGATCGTCTCGTTCAAGAACGGCGCCGGCGAAATCGTGCAGGCCCCCGGCCTGATCACCGTCACCAAAGTCATGGCCCCCAGCGTCATCAAACGCTACGGCCGCCAGACCGCGCTGACCATCTCCGCCAACGTCACCAGCGATTATTCCATGGGCGAAGCCATGGTCTACATTCAGGAGCTCGGCAAAAAGTACATTCCCGAAGGTTCGGGCATCACCCTCCAGCCCTCGGGGCGCACCAAGAACATGCAGAAAGAGTTCGCCCGCCTGTTCACGGCGCTGCTCATCGCCATCTCGCTGATGTACGTGATCATGGCCGTGCAGTTCGAATCGTTCCTGCATCCCTTCACGGTCATGTTCTCGCTGCCGCTGATGACCCCCGGCACCTTCTGCCTGATGTACGCGATGAACGTCAAACTTGACGTGATGGCCTACATGGGCATCATCCTGCTCGTCGGCATCGTCGTCAACAACGGCATCATCCTCGTCGACTTCATCAACCAGAACCGCCTGAGCGGCATGGACAAAGTCAGCGCCGTCATCGACGCCGGCCCGCGCCGCCTGCGCGCCATCCTGATCACATCGCTGTCCACGCTGATCGGCGCCATTCCCGCGGCGCTGAAGCTGAGCGAAGGCTCCGAGTCGCGCCAGCCCATGTCGGTGGCCATTTTCGGCGGGCTGTTCACCTCCACGCTGCTGACGCTGCTGGTCGTGCCCGTCGTCTATCTGGTGCTGGACAACGTCAAGGAACGTCTGGGACGCAAACTGTTCCAGAAGGCGCTGCCTTAG
- a CDS encoding TolC family protein produces MKRIQAAALALSFSLLGFPALGAPAASSLQALRNAARPAASAAGDSEAVILTMGRALSIALDRNFTVLTAEQNVESAKGQSKAAGAALNPQLNLQGQGSAYDNIPNYPDNELVSRVTVSQSLYSGGKNQALARQGKLGVKQAEQNLRDARESVALTVWNAYCEVLYRREVLRNTENALDYYTNAEKELKERVVYGLSTNLDLTRVRQQKENARASNIAAGNNLEAARIELCRLLRMRPETNLALSGSLEDNLPKLEDTRKIPDDVEAAVREVLERRGDYQSLRYAAASRKDEIAVAKSGMLPTLSLSSGYRFGYTSSGLGGVSDKNQWTASLTLDVPVYDGGSTSGNVRAAKAGLKAAEHALGEKEDSIKAELADSWLSLQNALETLNAGRANLQLAKESLAYAESGYREGVNTQIDVLQARSELTDALQLLAQYLRDSREAQAGLWKAQGILIERALLQENLRGSAAAPAKSAASGKKTK; encoded by the coding sequence ATGAAAAGAATCCAAGCTGCCGCGCTGGCGCTCTCGTTTTCGCTGCTGGGATTTCCCGCGCTGGGCGCGCCGGCGGCCAGCTCCCTTCAGGCGCTGCGGAACGCCGCGCGTCCCGCGGCCAGCGCCGCCGGCGACTCAGAAGCGGTCATCCTCACCATGGGGCGGGCGCTGAGCATCGCGTTGGACCGCAACTTTACCGTGCTGACGGCGGAGCAGAACGTGGAAAGCGCCAAAGGGCAGAGCAAAGCTGCCGGCGCCGCGCTCAACCCGCAGCTGAACCTTCAGGGGCAGGGAAGCGCCTATGACAACATTCCGAACTATCCCGACAACGAACTGGTTTCGCGCGTCACCGTCAGCCAGAGCCTTTATTCCGGCGGCAAAAATCAGGCCCTGGCCCGCCAGGGAAAGCTCGGCGTCAAACAGGCCGAGCAGAACCTGCGCGACGCCCGCGAGAGCGTGGCGCTGACCGTCTGGAACGCCTACTGCGAAGTGCTGTACCGCCGCGAAGTGCTGCGCAACACCGAGAACGCGCTCGACTACTACACCAACGCCGAAAAAGAGCTGAAAGAGCGCGTCGTCTACGGCCTCTCCACCAACCTCGACCTCACCCGCGTGCGCCAGCAGAAAGAAAACGCCCGGGCAAGCAACATCGCCGCCGGAAACAATCTCGAGGCGGCACGCATCGAATTGTGCCGCCTGCTGCGCATGCGCCCCGAGACGAACCTCGCCCTCTCCGGATCGCTCGAGGATAATCTGCCCAAACTGGAAGACACCCGCAAAATCCCCGACGACGTCGAGGCGGCCGTCCGCGAAGTGCTCGAACGCCGCGGCGATTATCAGTCGCTGCGCTACGCCGCCGCCTCGCGGAAAGACGAGATCGCCGTGGCGAAAAGCGGCATGCTGCCCACGCTCAGCCTCAGCAGCGGTTACCGTTTCGGCTACACGTCGAGCGGCCTCGGCGGCGTCTCCGACAAAAATCAGTGGACCGCCTCGCTCACCCTCGACGTTCCCGTCTACGACGGCGGCAGCACCAGCGGCAACGTCCGCGCCGCCAAAGCCGGACTGAAGGCCGCCGAGCACGCCTTGGGCGAAAAAGAGGACAGCATCAAGGCCGAACTCGCCGACAGCTGGCTCAGCCTTCAGAACGCGCTGGAAACCCTCAACGCCGGCCGCGCCAACCTGCAGCTGGCCAAGGAGAGCCTTGCTTACGCCGAATCGGGGTACCGCGAGGGCGTCAACACGCAGATCGACGTGCTGCAGGCCCGCAGCGAGCTGACCGACGCGCTCCAGCTGCTGGCGCAGTATCTTCGCGACAGCCGCGAAGCGCAGGCCGGCCTGTGGAAAGCGCAGGGCATCCTCATTGAGCGCGCCCTGCTTCAGGAAAATCTTCGCGGCAGCGCCGCCGCTCCGGCGAAAAGCGCCGCTTCCGGAAAGAAGACAAAGTGA
- a CDS encoding efflux RND transporter periplasmic adaptor subunit: MKFAKVGKYLLPALLAAALPGPCGPAAAAWFGSRAEARAKQPAAPLPRVEVAVVKRLSSVQQGINTTSTLQALEEVILNPKVTGRIDNLVVAKGDLVEAGDTLVVLDSRNQEAEYNSMQAQVAVSKAELSQSAVTLADAKRELDRYSRLRKSGYATQQEYDTRSTTYQAAVAANAKAAAQVKQAQANLDAQAVLLSEYQLKAPIKGVILDDYDLTLGALVKDATNVLRIGRVDRLKARVDIPERDMGRLRLGMDAVLTFESLIGQTFYGTVTLIDPYINTSTRTIGAEITVDNQATGFKLRPGMFARVLLVETSEENPLVIPTEALRADGSVMVVRGGRAAIQKVVTGAATGGMVTVSDGLQIGEDVVVSGGNNVKEGDEVEFVITAE; the protein is encoded by the coding sequence ATGAAATTCGCCAAAGTCGGAAAGTATCTTCTGCCCGCGCTGCTTGCCGCCGCGCTGCCGGGCCCGTGCGGCCCCGCGGCCGCCGCGTGGTTCGGTTCCCGTGCCGAAGCCCGCGCCAAACAGCCCGCCGCGCCGCTGCCCCGCGTCGAAGTGGCCGTCGTCAAACGCCTCAGCAGCGTGCAGCAGGGCATCAACACCACCTCCACGCTCCAGGCCCTCGAAGAAGTGATCCTCAATCCCAAAGTCACCGGGCGCATCGACAATCTCGTCGTCGCCAAGGGCGACCTCGTCGAGGCCGGCGACACGCTCGTCGTTCTCGACAGCCGCAACCAGGAAGCCGAGTACAACTCCATGCAGGCTCAGGTCGCCGTCAGCAAAGCCGAGCTCTCCCAGTCCGCCGTCACGCTCGCCGACGCCAAGCGCGAGCTCGACCGCTACAGCCGCCTGCGCAAGTCGGGCTACGCCACCCAGCAGGAATACGACACCCGCAGCACCACCTATCAAGCCGCCGTAGCCGCCAACGCCAAAGCCGCCGCGCAGGTCAAGCAGGCCCAGGCCAATTTGGACGCCCAGGCCGTGCTGCTCAGCGAATACCAGCTCAAAGCGCCGATTAAAGGCGTCATCCTCGACGATTACGACCTCACCCTCGGCGCTCTCGTCAAAGACGCCACCAACGTGCTGCGCATCGGCCGCGTCGATCGCCTCAAGGCCCGCGTCGACATCCCCGAGCGCGACATGGGCCGCCTGCGCCTTGGCATGGACGCCGTGCTCACCTTCGAGAGCCTGATCGGGCAGACCTTTTACGGCACCGTGACGCTGATCGATCCCTACATCAACACCTCCACCCGCACCATTGGCGCCGAGATCACCGTCGACAACCAGGCCACCGGCTTCAAGCTGCGCCCCGGCATGTTCGCGCGCGTGCTGCTGGTCGAAACCAGCGAGGAGAACCCCCTCGTCATTCCCACCGAAGCGCTGCGCGCCGACGGCTCCGTCATGGTCGTCCGCGGCGGCAGGGCCGCGATCCAGAAAGTCGTCACCGGCGCCGCTACCGGCGGCATGGTCACCGTCTCCGACGGGCTGCAGATCGGCGAAGACGTTGTCGTCTCCGGCGGCAACAACGTCAAAGAAGGCGACGAAGTCGAGTTCGTCATCACCGCCGAGTAG
- a CDS encoding helix-turn-helix domain-containing protein, translated as MAKVRQTTCEERLEIVNYYLDNGADCLKVIRRYGVSYGQIYSWINKYRQYGAAGLQDRRGTGRGLGEADELGETERLRVENRLLRASIKNLKEERHVLKKHLSYLERRIAGGQAGSEEHSA; from the coding sequence ATGGCCAAGGTACGGCAGACCACGTGTGAAGAGCGGCTGGAGATCGTCAACTACTACCTCGACAACGGCGCCGACTGCCTCAAAGTGATCCGCAGGTACGGCGTCAGCTACGGCCAGATTTATTCATGGATCAACAAATACCGCCAGTACGGCGCCGCCGGCCTGCAGGATCGGCGCGGCACCGGGCGCGGCCTCGGCGAAGCCGACGAGCTGGGCGAGACGGAAAGGCTGCGGGTCGAGAACCGCCTGCTCCGGGCCAGCATCAAAAACCTCAAGGAAGAGCGCCATGTGCTCAAAAAACACCTCTCTTACCTCGAGCGGCGCATCGCCGGCGGACAGGCCGGAAGCGAAGAGCACTCCGCGTGA